CCATTATGGTAGTGATGGTAGCAACCCCGCTAGTCGCATTAATCGCTATGGGAAATGGCAAACTACCGCAGGTGAAAATATTAGCTATGGCCCAAACACAGCCAGAGATATCGTTATGCAGTTAATTATCGATGATGGCGTGAGCGATCGCGGTCATCGCAAAAACATATTCAACGGTGCTTTTAAGGTTTCTGGTGTTGCTTATGGGACTCACAAAAAATATAAAACAATCTGTGTAATTGAATATGCTGGTGGTTATCAAGAAAAATCTTGATAATTCAAAATTAAAGACATTTTTCAGTCTGGATATAAATTCCGATAACTTGACTATATATACATAAGGATTTTAAATTCTTGCACTTAATTCCTGAACAAGAAAGTTTGTTATTTATTTTGATTAACAGAAAATGCTATCACTTCTAGAACAAAAAGTAATAGCAGAAATGAATAAAGTACGGATAAATCCAACTGCATATATCCAGATTTTAGATAATTGGAAACAACACTTTCAAGGTAAGCAAGTTAGAATCTCCGATCGGGTTTATTTGCAGACTCAAGAAGGAGTAAAAGCAGTTGAAGAAGCAATATCATTTCTCTATTCTGTACGTCCTGTAGGAGCTTTAAGTGCGTCTTGGGGTATGTCTTTAGCTGCTAAAGATCATGTGCAAGACCAAAGCATTACAGGTGCAATCGGTCATTATGGTAGCGATGGTAGCGATCCCTTTACTCGCATAAGCCGCTATGGTAATTGGCAACTTACCGCAGCTGAAAATATTAGCTACGGTTTTTATGTAGCCCAAGACATCATTATGCAATTAATTATTGATGATGGTGTACGCGATCGCGGTCATCGCACAAATATCTTTAATCCTGCTTTTAAAGTCGCAGGAGTTGCTTTCGGTATTCACCCTACATATAGGCAAATGTGCGTAATTACCTACGCTGGAGGTTATCAAGAAAAATCGGTTTGAGGGATCGCAGAATATCGCTGAAATCCTTGCTCCTAGGATTATGTCACAATTTAAGCAAGATATAAAAAATTGCGATGACAGACAGATTAGACCGGACAGCACAAAGGACACAAGCGAACACAGCAACTATAGAAGCAAATAGAAGTGCGATCGCACTTCTAAATTCAACAGTAAATTCACTGGTAGATCGCGAAGCAACTCAAAGTAATTTTAAAGGGATTGTGGCTGAACTCAGAGAAATCAGAACTGAGAGCCAAGGCATTTTAGAACTTTTATTCGGTAGGCAGGAGAATGAGACGTGATGGGCAATCGCCATACAACTAGTGTTGCGAAGTTGAATGTCTATGTTCAAGGACAAGGGTTGCCCATTTTAGCCTTACACGGCCATCCAGGTTCCGGTCGCAGTCTTTCTATATTTACAAATCACCTATCAAAGCGTTACCAAACTTTTGCCCCAGATTTGCGCGGATATGGCAAAAGTCGCTTTAAGGGCATTTTTGCTATGGAAGACCATTTAAACGACCTAGAAGCTCTTATAGACCAATTTCAGATTGAGAAATGTTTGGTGTTAGGGTGGTCGCTGGGTGGTATTTTGGCGATGGAATTGGCATTGCGTCTACCACAACGCATTACAGGGCTGATTTTAGTGGCTACAGCAGCCAGACCTCGCGGCAACCATCCACCAATTGCTTGGCAGGATAATGTTTACACTGGTGTTGCGGGGATTTTGAACTATATCAAACCAAGTTGGCAATGGAATATTGAAACTTTTGGAAAGCGATCGCTTTTTCGTCACCTAATCCAACAACATACACCAACAGCTTACGCTTATATCGCTAAGGACGCTGTGCCGGCTTATTTACAAACTTCCCCAGCAGCTACTCGTGCCCTTTACACTGCCATACAAGCTGGCTACAACAGACTTACAGATTTATGGCAAATCGAATGTCCGAGTCTGGTACTTGCTGGTGCCCAAGACCGCCACATCACAGTTGAT
The genomic region above belongs to Calothrix sp. NIES-2098 and contains:
- a CDS encoding alpha/beta hydrolase fold protein; amino-acid sequence: MGNRHTTSVAKLNVYVQGQGLPILALHGHPGSGRSLSIFTNHLSKRYQTFAPDLRGYGKSRFKGIFAMEDHLNDLEALIDQFQIEKCLVLGWSLGGILAMELALRLPQRITGLILVATAARPRGNHPPIAWQDNVYTGVAGILNYIKPSWQWNIETFGKRSLFRHLIQQHTPTAYAYIAKDAVPAYLQTSPAATRALYTAIQAGYNRLTDLWQIECPSLVLAGAQDRHITVDASLETARHLKNCQWQSYPNTAHLFPWEIPEQVLRDIDRWLEDHSQEIW